The DNA region GGTAATCATACTGTATGTAAGCAGCATCCCTTTGTGCAACACAAGGTTCTCATTtcaataattcaataaatttacataaaaccaaAAGTATTGTACATATGACACTGATAGGGTATTAGACTTAACCAGCTATTAACATAATGATATGacatgaaatttgcatattacaggCTATGAAGAAAGGGGTATAGAAGTGGTGTTACTTACGATGGATGTGTATAGGCTATCTTTACAGTTTCATTTATGCCGATTAGAACAACTCTGTGTGCAGTATTTGGAAGCTTCCATTGGACACAACAATGTCTTGGTTGCCTTACAAAGTGCTGCTGACCTCAAACTAGACTTTGTAAAGGTAAGACGTCTCTCAGACAGTTTTACTTACTAGGACCTCTGAAagtcagtgatatacaaattttgTCAACGTTAGAAGGTCTATATATATGCTTACACCTAATTCTGACTTGCTAGCTTCTGAATTAAAATTTTTTCCTTTGTGGGTCAAAGTGATAAAAACTAGGTTTTCTTGTTAGCAGGCACACAGTAAGAGGAATGAGAATGCCTAATTTCTGTGCCTCATATATAATTTTTGAGCATCAGTGACGTTTCAAATTGGCTCAGAAGGGATCCTGCCTCTacagtacacacacactcaccAGTCCTGTTCTGTCAGAATCTTTGAGGTTGACGTGAAATAGAGAACTTTATTGTACCAATTCTAACCTTACAGTATGTCtttataatatcaaatatcaaaatatgtttactttccatgttaATAAAAACACATGGAAATTCATCTCTTGGTTACTTTGCGCATgtaaaattacatacatacatgcatacatacatacatacatacatacatacatacatacatacctacctacctacctacctacctacctacatacatacatacatacatacatacatacatacatacatacatacatacattcatacctacctacctacctacctacctacctacctacctacctacctacctacctacctacctacctacctacctacctacctacatacatacatacatacatacatacatacatacatacatacatacatatgagaTATTTTGGGAAAGTTTCTGTGTGCTCTTGGTATCattaaacatacaaaatgtcttTTCTATTTGTAGGAATTCTGCTTAACTTTCATTGTCAAAGACAGTAATTACAATGACATTGTAATGAGTGAAGAATTTGAATCTTTGTCCCAACCGTTGATGGTAGAAACCATCCGACGTCGTCAGCTGCCACCAACTAGACCTCCACCTGAACCTTACATTGATGTGGTTAAAACAAGTAAGTTCTGTGTTATTATGCAATGAGAAATTAAACTGATGATACATGAACAGTTAGggacgagatcaatagttcaatgtaggattaaaaaaaaaaattgcctgGTTGGGTGTTTTTAGCTGATTGGTTAAATTCACTATTGTATCACAACCAATCAGAAAGAACCTGGTAAGTGCTTCACATTCCCTTGTTGGGTGTTTTTAGCTGATTGGTTAAATTCACTATTGTATCACAACCAATCAGAAAGAACCTGGTAAGTGCTTCACATTCCCTGTTCCCTGGTTGGCTGTTTTTAGCTGATTGGTTAAATTCACTATTATATCACAGCCAATCAGAAAGAGCCTGGTAAGTGCTTCACATTCCCTGGTTGGCTGTTTTTAGCTGATTGGTTAAATTCACTATTATATCACAACCAATCAGAAAGAACCTGGTAAGTGCTTCACATTCCCTTGTTGGGTGTTTTTAGCTGATCGGTTAAATTCACTATTGTATCACAGCCAATCagcactttttttttattttccctgtTACAGCCAACTCATTAGAACAAGACACTGAATCATTCCTGAAGAGTTCAGTGGGGAAGGAATTCTGTGATATAACTCTACTATTAGATGGAACTCCTGTACCAGCACATAGAGCTATACTTGCTGCCAGAAGTAGTTACTTTGAAGCTATGTTCAGATCATTTATGCCAGACAATGAACAAGTCAATGTAAGTGAACATTCTGTATAATAGTGGTAGCTGCACATATTTACATGCACGTATGCACGcagacatgcatgcacacacacacagacacacacacacatatgcacctACACATGGGTGtgtggtgtatgtgtgtgtatgtgcgtgcatgGCAGCTGGTGGCCTCCAACATCGAgaaggtacacacacacacacacacacacacacacacacacacacacacacacacacacacacacacacacacacatatatatttatatataatactcAATTTATCACAATATGGTGAATTCTGTTGTGTATATAAAAAGTATGTAGATACttctttcaattcaattcaaatcagtGCATACCTTTATTATCACGTCATCATCATTACTCATTTTTATCTGCCTGCAGTGTTTCCTCATAGGTTTATGATCATCAATTGATAAAATGAACTCTCAAACTAATACTAACCAAACCAGacataaaaaattatattccgagtaaaaattaaattaattctTAGGAAAAAATTAGTTATTCAGTTTTAGTGATTCACCTAGAGTTTTATACAAATTCAgtgatttattgaatgaaagtcTGTGTTCAAGTCTATTCATACAGTCTATGTTGCCATTCGAGAATCTGCAAGCCCAGAATTCAACTTACCATACTGAGCCATGTTAGCGCCCTCTCTCAAGCCAAATATGTCTGATGTCTgtattatacatttatgtgagatacatgtattatacattatGGTTCATTCCGATTTCAGGAATTTGACCCTCAAAATAGTGAAGTCAAGCTTCAGGTAACCACAGATTCAAATGTTCTTATTTTTTAACTTACCGCAATCTTATGTTTAAACTTTGAAATACGGAATTTTCTAACTACTGCCTAGAATTCTTCCAAATACAGATATTAAGAACTAACACAGAAGTtgttttgtatgcaaattatgttaattttaatGCAAAGCAAAAGAGTAGCATCTCATCTTATTTGGCTAatagtatgtaaattatgttcatttatatgcaaattaaacttgTATTAAAAGTCTGACAAGTGGTTATAGGAAATACTGCAAGCAGATAATAAAAAAGTCATAAGTTTATCAACATTTTGCACCTTGGttataaattaatttcatgtttgttttatttatctcTCTTCTCTCTAGATCACCATTGGTGAAATGATTCCCTCAAAGCAGGCGTTTGATTCATTACTACGATATATTTACTACGGAGACGTTACCATGCCTCCTGAAGATTCACTGTATCCTTTGTTCTGAAAACACTAGAATTGATCCGAAAAAGAATGACTGCTTTGTAAACctgattttaatatatatacgTGACGTGTGATTTTAACAATCACTATATCATTGAAACTGGAATCATTTTTTGTTATGAGGTCACAAGGATATGATAAAGCTGGAAGTGCAAAGCCTACAcatcaaaatttacttctattgctatgtaaattttcatgcaaaaagtatgcaaattaaggaTCGTGATTTAATTAGAAGAATTGAAATATATCAACAATATTTGAGATGTTGTTCGGTGATTTACAAGTGTTTGCTAGCCTGCAGACTTCTTATACCACTCAAGGTCACATCAATACACTTGAACTTCAGCAGGGATGGACTAGTTACAATGCACGTTCAAGTTCAATCCATTCATCTAACTTTTTCACATGTCTGTATCaatttatgttttgatatttgctTAATTGTCGTCTCCAGATATTTATTCTCTGCCCCATACTATTACGGATTCACCAACAATCGACTACAGGCTTTCTGTAAGCAGAACTTAGAAATGAATGTCTCCTTTAAAAATGTTGTACAAATATTAGAAGCAGCTGACAAAATCCAGGCACAAGATATGAAGAAACATGCACTGAGTATCATTACACACAATTTCCCTAAGGTGAGTGGTGCTCATCTTTACTGTGAAATTGTAGACACGACACCAAATAGAATCTATGGTTATATGCACCTTGGAAATAACTGTTTACACTTTTGCTGTTGCTGTGGTCAAGGAAACTCCAACCCATTGTCAGTGAAGTTTTTTGAAATAGcagtcaaaatgttatcaaaattaagccactttagaatccaatatggccactgaatccaatatggccactggatccaatatggccactgaatagtGTGTTAACactaatgaaaaataaaagattccTGATTTCCGTGAAAACCAGCTGATGGACCCctcccaacccccaaccccaaTTTCAAATGTACGAGGACAATCTTGCAAACTGTGGTGATATTTTAAGAATCTTGcttttcagtgaaattcatcCATTCTACCATAAAAGTAATCTAAGGGAATTCAATATGCTGCTTGTATGTTGAACATGGATTTCATGAAACTGATGTACCTGATGGATAATGAAGTTATAATATCTCGTTTGAACTGTCcacatttcatcaaactttgaaatatttacaattcatGAATCATTGCACAATGGAAGAATAACTTGTATTCTACTGCTTTTCCAGGTTGCTAAGTTACCAAGAATCCGTTCGCTAAATCGTGAGTTATTACTGGATGTTATGGATGCATTGGCTGAACACATGGCAGAAGGAAAACTGTGTCAAGATTTCTCTGAACAACTAGGACCATGACTACCAATGGAATCATCACCTATACTACCAagatcatatacaatgtagtatgatTGTAGTAGACATATTTCATATGCTACGATGTTTGCTTGTATCGATAATGGGTTACTACCCAGTAAATGTCCTCATTTGTACAATGCACATGTATAAAATAGTGTCTATTTCACTTGATATGTACAGTGCTTGCAGTGCTACTTTTTACAATGCACATGGAATAAAATAGCGTCTATTTCATTTGATACAATGATTGCATTGCTAAtttgtatctgtacatgtacaatatacatgagATAAAATAACATCTATTTCACTTGATACAGTGCTTGTTTGCTACTTTGTATCTGCATTTGTACAATGCACAAAGAATAGTGTCCTTTTCACTTGATACAATGTTTGTACTGATACtttgtatctgtatgtgtacaatgtacaggaGATAAAATAGCGACCATTTCACTCCATACAATTTTTGCATTGCTACTTTGTATCTGCATTTGTAGAATGCACAGGAAGTAAAAATAGTGTTCACTGCACTTGATACAATGTTTGAAAGATTGGCTACCTTGTATCTGCATTATCTAATATTAATACTTAAAGAGTGTCAATTTCACTAAACTTGTTACAGTGATTCCCCATATCACTAAATTGACTATTTTGTACCAGATTCTGTATTTGTTCATGGCATATGAAGGAAAATAATGTCCAATTCACTTGATACAATATTGGCTTTCTTGTGTCTGCATTTTGACAATGGAAATTAAGTAAAATAGCATCCATTGCACATTTCACAATGTTTCCTTGTATTATTATCGCTGGTTACTTGTTCCTGCGTTTAAGTAGTAGGTTCATATACCATGTAAGATCATGTCCATTTCATAGATATGTTTATTTCGACAGTACATGTGTTACTTTgaatgtattgtaatgttaCAGCAATTCTTTTCAAAGTATGCCACCTTCTCCTTACTCACCCTGCAGTCATTTTTCAAACAAAGCATCAACAATGGATGCCCAAGATAAGGAAAAACGAGTCATATGGCAGTACATAACAGTCATTAAAATGTAATGGTAACACCACTCCAGTTCCTGAAAATTAATTGATTCGAAAGAAAGCTAATTGAACTTTTTAATGGTCTTGATTGCCACCGACTTTTGCCATGAAACACAGGGAATTATGATTTATTTAAGGCTACAGTATAGCACATTTGTTCTGCTATCATGGCCTTCACTTCACCAATCAAACTGAAtcctgaacagcactcctagcggccaaactatacaatcttttgtctttctgataattGGATTATAGTATAGTTAAGATAGGCATAGCTCTCACTATGAAAGTCACAGTGGAACAGCTATCACACATGTATAACAAGCACAGTTTCAGTTTATTTTTCACATGCAAGTGAAAAGTAGAGttttattataaatgtatatgaataaacaaatatatatgtataaaaatcATATGTTTGGCATTGGTTTGGATTTATTTGTGTGAAGTCTTCACTTTATAGGAATTTcttcaaacatgaaaaatgtCTTTGAAGTaaattgtttcaattttgttaCTTTGTTCGAAAAAACTGCAACCCATCATATTGCACAGCAGCGCGAAGTTTTTCGGTGACCTTTAAACTTTGGAATAACTGGAGGAAGTTACCGAACTAACAATTCGTACAATGGCGTCCACCGGCGATTCTTCGCTGACAGAattgatttcaaaattgaaatataaccATTCTTCAAAACTTTTGGTAGATTCGTTGACAAAATTGAGAAGTGAGTTTATCAGAAGATCAGACGGTGTCGAAAAATTTCGCAAATTGGGAGGTTTGAAGCCGCTACTCGACCTGATAACTAAGCCCAATGAGAGGATTGTTGACGTTTCGATGAGTATTCTTGCAAATTGCTGTCTGGAAGAAGAAACGCGAAAAaaggtatttttttaaagattctGTCAGAAAATTAGACCAAAATTGTTTGCAATCATGTATTGTagttatttgtgtatttttgatagctatatgtagttgttttttgtcactttttAGCAAATtctttgcaatttattgttGGGTTCGACCATTATTCCCAAGGGTACCGGGTGACGCAAATTGATGGGCGGCAGTGAAAACAGCATCAAAAATTGTATATAAGTGAGTAATGGAACATATAAAGATACAGAAATGACTTATTTGATTTAATAGACCGGAACGGTGACTACTTTGGACTTAGTTGTGATGTGTCTCCATTTTGATGGCATTTAACCCTCCTCCCCactcaatattttgattttttttaatcatgtgtaaaacagacaaaaaagCTGTCAAATTATTGCCTCTGAAGTTTTGAGacagattttattttaaagtcaaaaacgACTGGAATGATTGTATATTGGAGGTATGATGGAGGAAGTTGTAATGTTTCTCTGTTTTTTCACTAATTTTTTATTGTGATCATTTCACCAAAATTTTATTGGAAACAGGTAACAGaatttgtaacatgtaaattattagCTACCTGTCAATTTGTccacttgatgtccatgtgtaaaccaGTACAAATAAATATGCCAAACCACAAATTATAGATTTCAGATACTAATTGGgtttcaaaattatgatttctatgtttctcattacctaGCTGATCCTACATTTTTCTTCAATcttgtaaaataataacatcactAGATGGTAAAATGGTTACCTCATAAATACATATTGGTAAAATTATAATTGAAATGTAGACCTAGTATAACAAATGGTCCATACACTTACAGTTTCTTTCTAACTTTAATTGTCATTCGTAAGCATCAAAGGTTGTGATCTGAAACTATCACCAAAtcactgggagcaattcccagcacaaattttttttttttttaaattttaaatttttaaaaaaaaagatataaaaaaaaaaaaaactaacaccAACATGTGCACATATATACACTTccatttaaatttgtttataatttttaACCGACACATTATTTTGAAGGTGATACcatgaaaaacataaaaataaaatcatagaTATTTCAGCATGACCAGCATAAACATCAAAAATAAGAACTTAGGTTATGAAAAAGATTATGCCAGTTATCAAACTTCCTATGTACTACATGTGCCATGTTTGCTTTCAGAAAACAATGTATCTAATGTGTATTTGTCTTTCATTTTTCAGATAAAACATCTTAATGGTATATCTTCAATAGGTCAGtacaaatttatttcatgtcaaaagAGGCAGATAAATGAGTGCAACAAACTTTTTCCCCAGTGGTGTAAATGTAAATAGTTACTTGTATAATGTTAACAACTTAACATATTGTCCAAGCCCTTTCAATTTGTCAGATGACTCATTTTGAAGTCACAAGTAACAGTGACATGCTTGTCAGCTCTGCtgtggtgtgtgtagtgtaatCTTTTGAGGGTTTGAATGGTGTAAAGTACAATTTGTCAGGGCACCTATGTACCTGCCAATCTTGGTTGGGGCGAAGTAACACTACATCTATGAATGGTGCGACATTGTGAATCGGAAATCAAGCATTGTCACTTACATAAAATCATCATTGTAGATGTACTCATTGTTATTTCTTACAATCTTTATCTCTGCAGTTTCCATTCTGAAATCTTTAAAACAGAGCAGTATACTGAACAGAACATCCAGGGCTTTAGCCAATCTTGCTGTCGACTCTGACATAGCTGAAGATATTCACAAAGAAGAAGAAATCTTACCAACGTTAGTGGAACTGGTGAAGAATACCGAAGATAATGAATGCCGTCAAAGTGTCATCAGAGCTCTGAAGAACCTATCCAAGACAGATAAAGACAGAGAAGCTATCGTAGATGCCGGTGGGATCCAACCAATTACTGAGTTATTAGCTTCTAAACATATTGGTGTTACTGTTTCAAGTGTGCGAGCCCTAGCAGAGATTACAAAGTTGTGTAGTTTGAACTGTGCACAACAGGTTACTGATGCTGATGGATTTCAATCATTGGTTGATTTAATGGGTCATGCAAAAACAGTGATCAGAGAACACGCTGTTTTGTCGCTCTTCAACTTGATGGTTCATGGTATTGTCCGGCCATCAGTAGGAAGCGCTGGTGGTGTGAAAGCGTTTATCTCAGACATCAAGAAATCTACAAGTACTGCTACGTTGTCTGTCCAGTTACTCTGTTTGTCATGTCGCGAGGCTGTTAATCGTGTTAAAGTCAGAGAACTTGGTGGACTCAAACTTATGATTGATATGTTGAAACAGGACGAATACTCTACACATCATGAAACAATCATTGCTTCATTCTTGTGTTTTGTCTACGATGAACCGAGTCTGAAAATTATGGTAGCCAATGACATTGTGTCTATATTCctgtctcatttgcataaagcaACAGGCCAACATGCCAACTCACAGGAAATGCAGGTCTCAGATTCGTCAGATTCAGAAAAATGGTGTACAGAAAATGAAGCAGAGAGAATTGAAGCGAAACAGAGTGCATGTGGAAGTGAAGTTGCTGAATCTGAAGTAAAACCAAACATAGTTGTTGATGAAGAGACTAATAATTCAAGTGTAAATGCTAAAGTTGTTGTCAGTGCCCCACAAAATCCAGATCCTGCCGTTCAACAGCAGTTTGTATCACCATCACACTCTCCACCAATGAAGCGACATTGTGGTCCAGGAGCATGGGAAACCCCTACTAGTAGTACATCTAGAGGTAATGCCTATTCACCATATATGTCACCTGAAAGTGACACATCTGATAAAGGCTCCTCTTATCTCAGTCCTACATACAGCTATTCGCCATCCTACCTAAATAACCTTTCACCTCAGTGGTCTCCCCAGGACAGTGTTTATTCTGTGTATTCGGACACTGAGCCTGACTACCTCGTGAACCCACAAATGTCGCCAATACACATCAGCGAAGACATGGAAGTTAATCCTTCAGAGGAGATGAGCAATGCACAAGACCCATGGAATACTAGTTCTATGGCAGAATTACATGTGAACGATGGGGCTGATGAGGATAAAAATGCAgataatttgacaaaaacacaaaaagatgaaaaagaGGATGTCGTTGATGAGGGATCTAAAAGCAGTAATGAAAGACAGCATAGTGGTAGACTTGTTGTCGAAGGAGAGAGCACTGAACTTTGTCAAGGTGATACACCAAGGAGCAAGGTGAAGACCAATATTGAATATCCAGAACCAAAAGGAGTAGAACACAATATACTGACATTGCTATCCAGGTTGTCTATAACGGATGATCCAAGTAGTATACTCGTCACAAAACCTTGCATCAAGTCATTGCTGAAATACATCATTTGCAATGCAACTGTTGGTAACAGAGCTGTCAGAATCCTAACCAGACTCATCAGAAACCCCTACTGCTTTGAAGCAATGATATCCAATCATGTGCCATCACTTATACATTTGTTATTGGAGAGAAGTACTAAAAACACCAACCAAGAAGAAATTAATGATGAAGAAAGTGACAAATCTGATAGCAGTTGCTATGGTGATCAGCCAAATGCACTAAAGAGTAAAGAATTACAGGAAGCTTGTCAAATGATTGCACAACCATTATTGAGGAATTTGAGTATACAAGGTGAAACTCCGTATGGTCAAGGAGTGGTTTCTCATGCATTGTTAGCTGGGAACAACCTAGAAAAGACAGCTGCTGCAGTAGCATTACCATATCTCTACAGGTAGGTAGAAACAAAGATACATAAATATGTGTAGGTAACATCATATTGAAAATTGAACTATTGGAATACTATGAATTTTACTGAAAGTGAAACTGAAGCTTTCGTCCACACCTGTGGACTTGTTCATCAGTCTGATGTCCTCAGTTGACAGAGACCGACATTGGTTTGAATGTGGTGTGACCGAACTGGGAAGCAATTCTCTATTAGGAAGTTAGAATCTGATCTAAACCAGGATAGGGTTGTTCTCAACTTTCACACAtgtgaatttcaatatttttgtcacATGATTTCAGAGACGAGTCAGGTAGTAAACAAATCCAGAACATCAGACTATATGAACAAGTTCACAGGTGTGGACGAAAGCTTCAGTTTCGATTTcacaaaatttcaactttttacatgtatgttgtatttcagtTTCAATAACAGTAACATTCACACAGGTGAGCTtgcatcaatatatatatatatatagggaacaTAGTACACAAATTCACTGGCATAGTGGTTCAATAGAGCAAGTGATAAAGTGCATGTGCACGTAGTGCTTCGACAAAATTATAATGGAACATTTCCACACATACCACAAAGATGACAGTATTTAAAGCATAGCCTAATGACACATTGTAACCATTTGAGGGTAATCTTAGCTGGATTCAATGACTGTCCTCAAAGCAGTTGATGGAGACCGTCATATAATgccttgattattcaagatgCCACAGTAGTAACTTTTGTTTTTCCTGTATTTCATTTCTAGAAATACCAAGCTGAGGAAGAAAATGATGATAGAATACAGTGGTCTGAAAATACTAATAGGTGCCATCCAAAGAATGTCACAAAAAGACGAAGaaattgttaccatggcaatagaATCATTATGTCATCTTGCAAAAAATCTTCATATATCAGTACAAGCTACTGAGAAAATGGACATGGTTAACACTGAATCAGTTACAACCGAAGATGCTGGCCAATTGTCATCACTACCTACCAAGAAATTTAAACGGGATCATGCAAGTGAAGACACTGATATAGGTCGGGTCGCATTGGGAAAagataaatgtttgtatatagaACTGCAAGAGAAGACAGATATACAATTCAGGGTTGAAAATCATCAAATG from Glandiceps talaboti chromosome 18, keGlaTala1.1, whole genome shotgun sequence includes:
- the LOC144448910 gene encoding armadillo repeat-containing protein 5-like; its protein translation is MASTGDSSLTELISKLKYNHSSKLLVDSLTKLRSEFIRRSDGVEKFRKLGGLKPLLDLITKPNERIVDVSMSILANCCLEEETRKKIKHLNGISSIVSILKSLKQSSILNRTSRALANLAVDSDIAEDIHKEEEILPTLVELVKNTEDNECRQSVIRALKNLSKTDKDREAIVDAGGIQPITELLASKHIGVTVSSVRALAEITKLCSLNCAQQVTDADGFQSLVDLMGHAKTVIREHAVLSLFNLMVHGIVRPSVGSAGGVKAFISDIKKSTSTATLSVQLLCLSCREAVNRVKVRELGGLKLMIDMLKQDEYSTHHETIIASFLCFVYDEPSLKIMVANDIVSIFLSHLHKATGQHANSQEMQVSDSSDSEKWCTENEAERIEAKQSACGSEVAESEVKPNIVVDEETNNSSVNAKVVVSAPQNPDPAVQQQFVSPSHSPPMKRHCGPGAWETPTSSTSRGNAYSPYMSPESDTSDKGSSYLSPTYSYSPSYLNNLSPQWSPQDSVYSVYSDTEPDYLVNPQMSPIHISEDMEVNPSEEMSNAQDPWNTSSMAELHVNDGADEDKNADNLTKTQKDEKEDVVDEGSKSSNERQHSGRLVVEGESTELCQGDTPRSKVKTNIEYPEPKGVEHNILTLLSRLSITDDPSSILVTKPCIKSLLKYIICNATVGNRAVRILTRLIRNPYCFEAMISNHVPSLIHLLLERSTKNTNQEEINDEESDKSDSSCYGDQPNALKSKELQEACQMIAQPLLRNLSIQGETPYGQGVVSHALLAGNNLEKTAAAVALPYLYRNTKLRKKMMIEYSGLKILIGAIQRMSQKDEEIVTMAIESLCHLAKNLHISVQATEKMDMVNTESVTTEDAGQLSSLPTKKFKRDHASEDTDIGRVALGKDKCLYIELQEKTDIQFRVENHQMIAANRQLLADKSRVFAAMLSGSYVESTQIDISIDEVSYPALLFLIHYLYSCNTKNCPTMLNLLNSKQRQGQDLELELLACADRFMIPDLVASVRDLIIERHLNFTSVVQLYNYCSLHHCISLQKECLQFILCEDTDLSTRCRCFQEICECKDDVIFNEIFHLVEGRL